A portion of the Rhodopseudomonas sp. BAL398 genome contains these proteins:
- a CDS encoding ABC transporter substrate-binding protein: MAAGKKYGPGASDSEIKIGQTVPHSGPGSLYGVLGRVGEAYFQMLNEKGGINGRKVTFLTRDDAYSAPKAVEATRRLVEQDEVLALYGSLGTAPQTSVHKYLNSKGVPQLLLNTGASKWNDPKHFKWTMAGLPLYPTEARILAKYVLSVKPDAKVAILYQNDDFGRDFLGPFKKVLEDAGGKAKVIAEQSYDLSEPTVDSQIINLSKSGADVFYNITTGKATSQSIRKVAELGWKPLQLLSAGSTGRSILHAAGFENAKGIVAISYVKDIGSPKYANDPDVKAFEALREKYLPNVAADNSIAFAGYGQAVAMAEILRRCGDDLTRANVLKQASMLGGFRAPHMLDDVSYSYTPTDYTSIKTLHTMQFDGKEWEVSDKAVTE, translated from the coding sequence ATGGCGGCCGGGAAAAAATACGGCCCCGGCGCCAGCGACAGCGAAATCAAGATCGGCCAGACCGTGCCGCATTCCGGCCCGGGCTCGCTCTATGGCGTGCTCGGCCGCGTCGGCGAGGCCTATTTCCAGATGCTGAACGAGAAGGGCGGCATCAACGGCCGCAAGGTCACATTCCTCACCCGCGACGACGCCTATAGCGCGCCGAAGGCGGTGGAGGCGACGCGGCGGCTGGTCGAGCAGGACGAGGTGCTGGCGCTGTACGGTTCGCTCGGCACCGCGCCGCAGACATCGGTGCATAAATACCTGAACTCCAAGGGCGTGCCGCAGCTGCTGCTCAACACCGGCGCATCGAAGTGGAACGATCCGAAGCACTTCAAATGGACCATGGCCGGGTTGCCGCTGTACCCGACCGAAGCGCGGATCCTCGCCAAATACGTGCTCAGCGTGAAGCCGGATGCCAAAGTGGCGATCCTGTATCAGAACGACGATTTCGGCCGCGACTTTCTCGGGCCGTTCAAGAAGGTGCTGGAAGACGCTGGCGGCAAGGCCAAGGTGATCGCGGAGCAGAGCTACGATCTGAGCGAGCCGACGGTCGATTCGCAAATCATCAACCTGTCGAAATCCGGTGCCGACGTGTTCTACAACATCACCACCGGCAAGGCGACGTCGCAGTCGATCCGCAAGGTCGCGGAACTCGGCTGGAAGCCGCTGCAATTGCTGTCGGCGGGGTCGACCGGCCGCTCGATTCTTCACGCCGCGGGATTCGAAAACGCCAAGGGCATCGTGGCGATTTCCTACGTGAAGGACATCGGGTCGCCGAAATACGCCAACGATCCCGACGTCAAGGCGTTCGAGGCGTTGCGCGAAAAATATCTGCCCAACGTCGCGGCGGACAACTCGATCGCGTTCGCCGGCTACGGCCAGGCCGTCGCGATGGCCGAGATCCTGCGCCGCTGCGGCGACGACCTGACCCGTGCCAATGTGCTGAAGCAGGCCTCGATGCTGGGCGGCTTCCGCGCGCCGCACATGCTGGACGACGTCAGCTACTCCTACACCCCCACCGACTACACCTCGATCAAGACGCTGCACACCATGCAGTTCGACGGCAAGGAGTGGGAGGTCTCGGACAAGGCGGTGACCGAATAG
- a CDS encoding ligase-associated DNA damage response DEXH box helicase has translation MPAARKAPPDLLPDHFRQWFASRGWVPREHQLALLQMARDDRSALLIAPTGAGKTLAGFLPTLVELGANLSPTAAPLHLSPRETPLHLSPPGRGRIASAASDPGEGGDDDVSDDATAATAAPPHPPGAASLRRATSPQRGEVKSAWGEVKSASTGRGVTRSGGLHTLYISPLKALAVDIARNLETPIAQMRLPIRVETRTGDTPVSRRARQRKYPPDILLTTPEQLALLLSSDDAPFLFASLKRIVLDELHALVTSKRGDLLALGLARLWKIAPQLRAIGLSATVAEPDSLARFLVPQPAGGIVAADIVTAGGAAQPVVEMLDTKERLPWAGHSARHALPEIYDLIRRNKTSLVFVNTRSQAEMLFQELWRMNDDNLAIALHHGSLDVAQRRKVEDAMAAGRLRGVVCTSSLDLGVDWGDVDLVINVGAPKGASRLMQRIGRANHRIDEASRAVLVPANRFEVLECSVAIDAVAENAQDTPPLRIGALDVLAQHILGCACGAPFLADDLYAEVRSAAPYADLSRADFDDTLEFVATGGYALKSYERFARIKQDKAGHWRVTNPKVRQTYRLNVGTIVEESMLKVKLVRGRGRGSGATGAIARGGRMLGQIEEYFIENLVVGDTFVFGGEVVRYEALMEDQVYVSRANDKDARVPSYMGGKFPLSTYLAERVRKLLDDKRAWGALPQQVRDWLNLQAHASRVPGVRELVVESFPRANKFYLVCYPFEGRLAHQTLGMLLTRRLERGRARPLGFVANEYALAVWGLGDVSHMIRHGRLDLDALFDPDMLGDDLEAWLAESALMKRTFRSCAVISGLIARRSTSEEKTRRQVLFSTDLIYDVLNKHQGDHVLLRAARADAASGLLDIRRLSDMLMRIQGRVVHKELDRVSPLAVPVMLEIGREAVYGEASDELLAEAAEELVREAMGET, from the coding sequence GTGCCCGCCGCCCGCAAAGCTCCCCCCGATCTTCTCCCCGACCATTTCCGGCAATGGTTCGCCTCGCGTGGCTGGGTGCCGCGCGAGCATCAATTGGCGTTGCTGCAGATGGCCCGCGACGACCGCTCCGCGCTGCTGATTGCGCCCACCGGCGCCGGCAAGACGCTAGCGGGGTTTCTGCCGACGCTGGTGGAATTGGGCGCAAACCTCTCCCCGACCGCGGCGCCGCTTCACCTCTCCCCGCGCGAGACGCCTCTTCACCTCTCCCCACCGGGGAGAGGTCGGATTGCGAGCGCAGCGAGCGATCCGGGTGAGGGGGGCGATGACGACGTTTCGGACGATGCGACAGCGGCAACCGCGGCGCCCCCTCACCCGCCCGGCGCCGCTTCGCTGCGCCGGGCGACCTCTCCCCAGAGGGGAGAGGTGAAGAGCGCGTGGGGAGAGGTGAAGAGCGCGTCCACCGGACGCGGCGTCACCCGCAGCGGCGGGCTGCATACGCTGTACATCTCGCCGCTGAAGGCGCTGGCGGTCGATATCGCGCGCAACCTCGAGACGCCGATCGCCCAGATGCGGCTGCCGATCCGGGTCGAGACCCGCACCGGCGACACCCCGGTGTCGCGCCGCGCCCGGCAGCGCAAATATCCGCCCGACATCCTGCTGACCACGCCGGAGCAATTGGCGCTGCTGTTGTCCAGCGACGACGCGCCGTTCCTGTTCGCCTCGCTCAAGCGCATCGTGCTCGACGAATTGCACGCGCTGGTGACCTCGAAGCGCGGCGATCTGCTGGCGCTGGGGCTGGCGCGGCTGTGGAAGATCGCGCCGCAGCTACGCGCGATCGGGCTGTCGGCGACGGTGGCGGAGCCGGACTCGCTGGCGCGGTTTCTGGTGCCGCAACCCGCGGGCGGCATCGTGGCCGCCGATATCGTCACCGCCGGCGGCGCGGCTCAGCCGGTGGTGGAGATGCTCGACACCAAGGAGCGATTGCCCTGGGCCGGGCATTCGGCCCGCCATGCGCTGCCGGAGATCTACGATCTGATCCGGCGCAACAAGACCAGCCTTGTGTTCGTCAACACCCGCAGCCAGGCCGAGATGCTGTTTCAGGAACTGTGGCGGATGAACGACGACAATCTCGCCATCGCGCTGCATCATGGCTCGCTCGACGTCGCCCAGCGCCGCAAGGTCGAGGACGCGATGGCGGCGGGGAGGCTGCGCGGCGTGGTCTGCACCTCGTCGCTCGATCTAGGCGTCGATTGGGGCGATGTCGATCTGGTGATCAATGTCGGCGCGCCGAAGGGCGCGTCACGGCTGATGCAACGAATCGGCCGCGCCAATCACCGCATCGATGAGGCCTCGCGCGCGGTGCTGGTGCCGGCCAATCGCTTCGAGGTGCTGGAATGCAGCGTGGCGATCGACGCGGTCGCCGAGAACGCGCAGGACACACCGCCGCTGCGAATCGGCGCGCTCGACGTGCTGGCGCAGCACATTCTCGGTTGCGCCTGCGGCGCGCCGTTTTTGGCCGACGATCTCTATGCGGAAGTGCGGAGTGCGGCGCCCTATGCGGATCTGTCCCGCGCCGATTTCGACGACACGCTGGAGTTCGTCGCCACCGGCGGCTACGCGCTGAAAAGCTATGAGCGCTTCGCCCGCATCAAGCAGGACAAAGCGGGCCATTGGCGCGTCACCAATCCGAAAGTGCGGCAAACCTATCGGCTCAATGTCGGCACCATCGTCGAGGAATCGATGCTGAAGGTGAAGCTGGTGCGCGGCCGCGGCCGCGGCTCTGGCGCCACCGGCGCGATCGCGCGCGGCGGCCGGATGCTCGGCCAGATCGAGGAATATTTCATCGAGAACCTGGTGGTCGGCGACACCTTCGTCTTTGGCGGCGAGGTGGTGCGCTACGAGGCGCTGATGGAGGACCAGGTCTATGTCTCCCGCGCCAACGACAAGGACGCGCGGGTGCCGTCCTATATGGGCGGCAAATTTCCGCTCTCGACCTATCTGGCCGAGCGGGTGCGCAAACTGCTCGACGACAAGCGCGCCTGGGGCGCGCTGCCGCAGCAGGTGCGCGACTGGCTGAATTTGCAGGCCCACGCCTCGCGGGTGCCGGGCGTGCGCGAGCTGGTGGTCGAGAGTTTTCCGCGCGCCAACAAATTCTATCTGGTGTGCTATCCGTTCGAGGGGCGGCTGGCGCATCAGACGCTCGGCATGCTGCTGACGCGGCGGCTGGAACGCGGTCGCGCCCGGCCGCTCGGCTTCGTCGCCAATGAATATGCGCTGGCGGTGTGGGGGCTGGGCGACGTCTCGCACATGATCCGCCACGGCCGGCTCGATCTCGACGCGCTGTTCGATCCCGACATGCTGGGCGACGATCTCGAGGCCTGGCTCGCGGAGTCCGCATTGATGAAGCGGACGTTTCGAAGTTGCGCGGTGATCTCCGGGCTGATCGCGCGGCGCTCGACATCCGAGGAAAAGACCCGGCGCCAGGTGCTGTTCTCCACCGACCTGATCTATGACGTGCTTAACAAGCACCAGGGCGATCACGTGCTGCTGCGCGCCGCCCGCGCCGACGCCGCAAGCGGCCTGCTCGATATCAGGCGGTTGAGCGACATGCTGATGCGGATCCAGGGCCGCGTCGTCCACAAGGAACTCGACCGAGTGTCGCCTCTGGCGGTGCCGGTGATGCTGGAAATCGGCCGCGAAGCGGTGTACGGCGAAGCCTCCGACGAATTGCTGGCCGAAGCCGCCGAGGAACTGGTGCGCGAGGCGATGGGCGAGACATGA
- the pdeM gene encoding ligase-associated DNA damage response endonuclease PdeM: protein MALPQGGGEPCVSIAGVELYADLSGALYWQAERLLIVSDLHLEKGSSFAMRGVLLPPYDTVATLGRLGAVIARYDPRRVIALGDSFHDREAHGRLSDGNRDILAALQARRDWIWISGNHDPALPSDLGGAVASDVAIGGIVFRHEPTGAKGEIAGHLHPKARVSNRGRSIERRCFASDGMRAVMPAFGAYAGGLNIRDAAFARIFPALDFVAHLLGDHRLHAIAAARCR, encoded by the coding sequence ATTGCGCTGCCGCAAGGGGGAGGGGAGCCGTGCGTCAGCATCGCCGGCGTCGAGCTGTACGCCGATCTGTCGGGCGCGCTGTATTGGCAGGCCGAGCGGCTGCTGATCGTCTCCGACCTGCATCTGGAAAAGGGCTCGAGCTTTGCGATGCGCGGCGTGCTGCTGCCGCCTTACGACACCGTGGCGACCCTGGGCCGGCTCGGCGCCGTGATCGCGCGCTACGATCCGCGCCGGGTGATCGCGCTCGGCGACAGTTTTCACGATCGCGAGGCGCATGGCCGATTGTCGGACGGCAACCGCGACATCCTCGCCGCGCTGCAGGCGCGCCGCGACTGGATCTGGATTTCCGGCAATCACGATCCGGCGCTGCCGTCCGATCTCGGCGGCGCGGTGGCCAGCGATGTCGCCATCGGCGGCATCGTGTTTCGCCACGAGCCGACCGGCGCCAAGGGCGAGATCGCCGGCCATCTGCATCCCAAGGCGCGGGTGTCGAATCGCGGCCGTTCCATCGAGCGGCGCTGCTTTGCCAGCGATGGAATGCGCGCGGTGATGCCGGCTTTCGGCGCCTATGCGGGCGGCTTGAACATCCGCGACGCCGCCTTCGCGCGGATCTTTCCGGCGCTGGATTTCGTCGCCCATCTGCTCGGCGATCACCGCCTGCACGCCATCGCGGCGGCGCGCTGCCGCTGA
- a CDS encoding TIGR02186 family protein produces the protein MRLAARAALICLLAVLAVPLGAAQAEKLIVSVSNTRVTVTPNYSGGELVLFGSVEQDSPAPVRQTGYDIVVTVIGPRADLVTRRKERKFGIWVNTDSREFLMVPGYLAVFADRPLEQIATPEVRRRQQIGINHVLLTQRVGTDYADVVADDVFRSAFVRLRTEQGLYREETSAVKFLTPSLFRTRIPLPASVPIGSYDVDIKAFSNGVLVTQTTTSFEIVKVGFEQFVAAAARHNGLIYGLMTALMALMTGWMASIVFKKD, from the coding sequence ATGAGGCTTGCCGCGCGCGCAGCCCTGATCTGCCTGCTCGCCGTGCTGGCCGTGCCGCTCGGTGCCGCGCAGGCGGAAAAGCTGATCGTCTCGGTTTCCAACACCCGCGTCACCGTGACGCCGAATTATTCCGGCGGCGAATTGGTGCTGTTCGGCTCGGTCGAGCAGGACAGTCCGGCGCCGGTGCGGCAGACCGGCTACGACATCGTCGTCACCGTGATCGGCCCGCGTGCCGACCTGGTGACGCGGCGCAAGGAGCGCAAATTCGGAATCTGGGTCAACACCGATTCGCGGGAATTTCTGATGGTGCCCGGCTATCTGGCGGTGTTCGCCGACCGGCCGCTGGAGCAGATCGCGACGCCCGAGGTGCGGCGGCGCCAGCAGATCGGGATCAATCACGTGCTGCTGACCCAGCGGGTCGGGACCGACTATGCGGATGTGGTGGCGGACGACGTGTTTCGCAGCGCCTTCGTCCGGCTGCGCACCGAGCAGGGCCTCTACCGCGAGGAGACCTCGGCGGTGAAGTTCCTGACGCCGAGCCTGTTCCGCACCCGCATTCCGCTGCCGGCCTCGGTGCCGATCGGCAGCTATGACGTCGACATCAAGGCGTTCTCCAACGGCGTGCTGGTGACGCAGACCACCACCTCGTTCGAAATCGTCAAGGTCGGCTTCGAGCAATTCGTCGCCGCCGCGGCCCGGCATAACGGTCTGATCTACGGCTTGATGACGGCGCTGATGGCGCTGATGACCGGCTGGATGGCATCGATCGTGTTCAAGAAGGATTAG
- a CDS encoding sulfite exporter TauE/SafE family protein: MQLYLPIADIPVNVLLILAMGAAVGFVSGMFGIGGGFLMTPLLIFVGIAPAVAVASVASHIAASSFSGALAYWHRRAIDPALAAVLLCGGVVGTALGVWLFTLLRELGQLDLVIALSYVVLLTTVGGVMFWEGIRAMLRVRRGETALRRSGNRNWIDALPLKVRFKRSKIYLSVIPIVAVGLLIGFIGAVMGIGGSFILIPIMIYLLRVPTGMVIGTAMVLTLVTMLIATVLHAVTNHLVDAVLALILMIGGVTGAQFGARAGQKIRGEQLRLLLGLLILSVGIRFAIQLGIHPAELFTIREAGGAG, translated from the coding sequence GTGCAGCTTTATCTTCCGATCGCCGATATTCCGGTCAACGTCCTGCTGATTCTGGCGATGGGCGCCGCAGTCGGGTTCGTCTCCGGCATGTTCGGAATCGGCGGCGGATTCCTGATGACGCCGCTGCTGATCTTCGTCGGCATCGCGCCCGCCGTCGCGGTCGCCTCGGTCGCCAGTCATATCGCCGCCTCGTCATTTTCCGGGGCCTTGGCCTATTGGCACCGCCGCGCCATCGATCCGGCGCTGGCGGCGGTGCTGTTATGTGGCGGCGTAGTCGGCACCGCGCTGGGAGTCTGGCTGTTCACCTTGCTGCGCGAGCTCGGCCAGCTCGATCTGGTCATCGCGTTGTCATACGTCGTGCTGCTGACCACGGTCGGCGGCGTGATGTTCTGGGAAGGCATCCGCGCCATGCTGCGGGTCCGCCGCGGCGAGACCGCGCTGCGCCGCTCCGGCAACCGCAACTGGATCGACGCGCTGCCGCTGAAGGTGCGCTTCAAGCGCTCCAAGATCTATCTGTCGGTGATCCCGATCGTGGCGGTGGGCCTGCTGATCGGCTTCATCGGCGCGGTGATGGGAATCGGCGGCAGCTTCATCCTGATTCCGATCATGATCTACCTGCTGCGGGTGCCGACCGGCATGGTGATCGGCACCGCGATGGTGCTGACGCTGGTGACGATGCTGATCGCCACCGTGCTGCATGCCGTCACCAACCATCTGGTCGACGCCGTGCTGGCGCTGATCCTGATGATCGGCGGCGTCACCGGCGCCCAGTTCGGGGCCCGCGCCGGGCAGAAGATTCGCGGCGAACAGCTGCGGCTGCTGCTGGGATTGCTGATCCTGTCGGTCGGCATCCGCTTCGCGATCCAGCTCGGAATCCACCCCGCCGAACTATTCACCATCCGCGAAGCGGGGGGCGCCGGATGA
- a CDS encoding AraC family transcriptional regulator — MPILTDSSVASDWVEPDEVARPVVTYGIASNRIGAIELDMHRHAKGQIMLVQRGALSCQVEGGLWIVPPRSAVWIPGGALHAIKATGALEGYSAFVAPGSDAGLPERCCTVAVTPLARELLFRAARLPLFYDEGGANSRLLAVLLDEIATAEVEDLHLPMPTDARLRNLVDLMMAAPAERGSLQGWAKRAGLSERTLGRLISRETGMSFGRWRQQLGVMLAVQWLAGGASIQQVAADLGYESVPSFVTMFRKTLGTSPGRYMAERYSGR, encoded by the coding sequence ATGCCCATTCTCACAGATAGCTCCGTTGCGTCCGACTGGGTCGAGCCCGACGAGGTCGCGCGCCCGGTCGTCACCTATGGCATCGCGTCAAACAGGATCGGCGCGATCGAGCTCGACATGCACCGCCATGCCAAGGGGCAGATCATGCTGGTGCAGCGCGGCGCGCTCAGTTGCCAGGTCGAGGGCGGGCTTTGGATCGTGCCGCCGCGCAGCGCGGTCTGGATCCCGGGCGGCGCGCTGCACGCCATCAAGGCGACCGGCGCGCTGGAAGGCTACAGCGCCTTCGTCGCGCCCGGCAGCGATGCCGGCCTGCCGGAGCGCTGCTGCACCGTCGCGGTGACGCCCCTGGCGCGCGAATTGCTGTTCCGCGCCGCCCGCCTGCCGCTGTTCTATGATGAAGGCGGCGCCAATTCCCGGCTGCTGGCGGTGCTGCTCGACGAGATCGCGACCGCCGAGGTCGAGGATCTGCATCTGCCGATGCCGACCGACGCGCGACTGCGCAATCTGGTCGATCTCATGATGGCCGCGCCCGCGGAGCGCGGCTCGCTGCAGGGCTGGGCCAAGCGCGCCGGCCTGAGCGAGCGCACGCTGGGGCGGCTGATCAGCCGCGAAACCGGAATGAGCTTCGGACGCTGGCGGCAGCAACTCGGCGTGATGCTCGCGGTGCAATGGCTCGCCGGCGGCGCATCGATCCAGCAGGTCGCCGCCGACCTCGGTTATGAGAGCGTGCCGAGCTTCGTCACCATGTTCCGCAAGACGCTCGGCACCTCTCCGGGCCGATACATGGCGGAGCGATATTCCGGCCGATAG
- a CDS encoding O-methyltransferase: MTLLSSKRVAETLTTLHAEAEAADHDFGVELMARLEASGTSIEEALGQLIAAERADYRATYRDHAEHFLAVSPAYGRFLYAIVRARRATRIVEFGTSMGISTIYLAAALRDNGGGQLIGSEIEPTKVTRARAHLEAAGLADLVEIREGDALDTLRDVGGEVDVLSIDGAFSLYLPVLKLIEPRLAPGAVILGENAFAQDYLDYVRAPANGYFSRPFDIDEGRGNEFTVRVG, encoded by the coding sequence ATGACATTGCTGAGCAGCAAGCGCGTCGCGGAGACGCTCACCACACTCCACGCCGAGGCCGAGGCGGCGGATCATGACTTCGGGGTCGAGCTGATGGCGCGGCTCGAGGCGTCCGGGACTTCAATCGAGGAAGCGTTGGGCCAGTTGATCGCCGCCGAGCGGGCGGATTACCGGGCGACCTATCGCGATCACGCCGAGCATTTCCTCGCGGTGTCGCCGGCCTATGGCCGCTTCCTTTACGCGATCGTGCGCGCCCGCAGGGCGACCCGGATCGTCGAGTTCGGCACATCGATGGGGATCTCGACGATCTATCTTGCGGCCGCGCTGCGCGACAATGGCGGCGGACAGCTGATCGGGTCCGAGATCGAACCCACCAAGGTGACCCGGGCGCGGGCTCATCTCGAAGCGGCCGGGCTTGCCGATCTGGTGGAGATCCGCGAGGGCGATGCGCTCGACACGCTCAGGGACGTCGGCGGCGAGGTCGATGTTCTCTCGATCGACGGCGCGTTCTCGCTGTATCTGCCGGTGCTCAAACTGATCGAGCCGCGGCTCGCGCCCGGCGCTGTGATCCTCGGCGAGAACGCCTTCGCGCAGGATTATCTCGATTACGTCCGCGCGCCTGCCAACGGCTATTTCTCCCGGCCGTTCGACATCGACGAAGGCCGCGGCAACGAATTCACCGTGCGGGTCGGCTGA